A single region of the Deltaproteobacteria bacterium genome encodes:
- a CDS encoding TonB-dependent receptor: MKNNRVVLLGLWLLCLVLPSIALADVRSEARRHFRGGMDLIAQGQLDAGAAELEAAYELMPHPNVLYNLARAYFDAGQYIETVLYFERYLKSDPPDSDQVQLIVDALRDRLAKQTLIESEPSSEANLSPGESGTTVVTNEVIKVIQQASKRFAGIAAATQSPALKDQADVLDELARTLVTPSAGPKAAPKSQGSQSADATVLGDTKPKTTLKPASVEDLDLGSQRTEDIYAERVVSASRLAQSPLDAPNSTTVVTAQDIRLSGITNIGELLRRAAGLEVMSLTTADTEISIRGLNQRLSNKVLVLIDGRSVFLDFLGATLWTILPIGVEDIERIEVIRAPASALYGADAFSGVVNILLKKPGQGDTLVTTTIGEGNTVRASARFTGRSEQVGYRFNAGHIQSNQYSYGIDPARVDIESTVTDPEIGIGAKWFNSEFNIRFPDKYTARVGTAVLNGDFSFMSAGRLRNLQAQDAFFAQSHANLSTPMGITVRTFWSAFTTDVKNLEGRPGDVDVAFSDLESHVLDVETEYDATFDWPIPHHLNIGLGYRFKTIDWAWLDSKHEEHHASAFIQDTMQFGEYVKVTASTRIDKHPLLSAPVLSPRGAIVVRMTEESALRATVGTAFRSPAFLESYLRSKVPTPLRGITAYGIGNTELSPETMLSTEIGYSHQNDFFALEANIYLNLVDDLISLSQIENYGITDPQSVYDESVDAYPVGELQWANGDVTYRQLGGELGIRVYPVTGLDVYLNYAYHDTSPTDSEALSGAAAEEERTSAHKINGGVQYRSPFGLDLALDIHLASEQTWVQAISSATSSSEVGVFRVPGYAIVNARIGYRLFDDALELAVIGTNLASTPFRQHPFAQKISRRIFGSATLRF, translated from the coding sequence GCCGCTTACGAGCTCATGCCTCACCCCAACGTTCTCTACAATCTCGCGCGAGCCTACTTCGATGCAGGCCAATACATTGAAACCGTGCTCTACTTTGAGCGCTACCTTAAAAGTGATCCACCCGATTCCGATCAAGTTCAGCTTATCGTCGATGCACTTCGAGACAGGCTGGCGAAACAAACACTTATCGAATCAGAGCCAAGCTCCGAAGCCAACCTAAGCCCTGGCGAAAGTGGAACCACTGTCGTAACCAACGAAGTCATTAAAGTGATTCAGCAAGCATCCAAACGCTTTGCTGGAATCGCTGCGGCAACACAAAGCCCAGCATTGAAAGACCAAGCCGATGTTTTAGACGAACTTGCTCGTACCCTGGTCACTCCCTCCGCCGGCCCAAAGGCCGCTCCAAAGTCACAGGGGTCTCAAAGTGCAGATGCTACTGTGCTGGGTGACACCAAGCCGAAAACAACACTCAAACCAGCCTCTGTCGAAGACTTGGACCTGGGCTCACAAAGAACAGAAGATATCTATGCCGAGCGCGTTGTTTCAGCTTCACGTCTCGCTCAATCTCCACTAGACGCACCAAACTCAACCACCGTTGTAACCGCACAAGATATCCGGCTATCGGGAATCACCAACATCGGGGAGCTTCTGCGCAGAGCTGCCGGCCTTGAGGTCATGAGCCTAACCACTGCTGATACTGAGATATCCATTCGCGGTCTCAACCAAAGACTATCGAACAAAGTTTTGGTTCTCATTGATGGCCGTTCAGTTTTTCTCGATTTTCTCGGCGCCACACTTTGGACGATTCTTCCTATCGGTGTTGAAGATATTGAACGGATCGAAGTCATTCGAGCTCCCGCTTCTGCTCTTTATGGTGCGGATGCATTCTCTGGGGTTGTAAATATATTGCTCAAGAAACCGGGCCAAGGCGATACCTTGGTCACCACCACCATCGGCGAGGGAAACACCGTTCGGGCCAGCGCCAGATTCACTGGACGATCCGAGCAAGTTGGATACCGGTTCAACGCTGGGCATATTCAATCCAATCAATACAGCTACGGCATTGACCCCGCGCGTGTAGATATCGAATCAACCGTAACCGATCCTGAAATAGGAATTGGCGCAAAGTGGTTCAACTCTGAATTTAATATTCGTTTTCCTGATAAATATACTGCCCGTGTCGGTACAGCAGTCCTCAATGGTGACTTCTCATTTATGAGTGCTGGTCGCCTAAGAAACCTTCAGGCTCAGGACGCTTTCTTTGCTCAGTCACACGCCAACCTCTCCACTCCCATGGGAATCACCGTGCGAACTTTCTGGAGTGCTTTTACGACAGACGTCAAGAACCTCGAAGGCAGACCCGGCGACGTTGATGTCGCATTCAGCGACCTTGAATCACATGTACTCGATGTAGAAACTGAATACGACGCAACGTTCGATTGGCCGATTCCACACCACCTCAATATAGGTTTGGGTTACCGGTTTAAAACCATCGATTGGGCATGGCTTGACTCCAAGCACGAAGAGCATCACGCATCAGCGTTTATCCAAGACACCATGCAGTTTGGTGAATATGTCAAAGTGACGGCGAGCACACGAATCGATAAGCACCCACTGCTCTCAGCTCCAGTCTTATCTCCACGAGGCGCTATCGTCGTTAGAATGACAGAAGAATCTGCCCTACGTGCTACCGTTGGAACAGCGTTTCGAAGCCCCGCATTTTTAGAGTCTTACTTGCGGTCCAAAGTTCCGACCCCGCTTCGCGGCATCACCGCTTACGGAATTGGAAATACCGAACTCTCACCTGAAACAATGCTATCCACAGAAATCGGCTATTCGCATCAAAATGACTTTTTCGCACTGGAAGCAAACATCTACTTAAACCTCGTAGACGACCTCATCAGCCTAAGCCAAATTGAGAACTACGGCATTACCGATCCACAATCTGTATACGATGAATCTGTTGATGCCTATCCTGTTGGGGAGCTTCAATGGGCCAATGGTGATGTCACCTATCGCCAACTCGGGGGCGAGCTTGGTATACGTGTTTACCCTGTAACTGGTTTGGATGTTTATCTAAACTACGCCTACCACGACACATCACCCACCGACTCTGAAGCACTCAGCGGCGCAGCTGCTGAAGAAGAACGAACCAGTGCTCATAAAATCAATGGCGGGGTTCAATACCGTTCTCCTTTCGGTCTCGATTTGGCTTTGGATATTCACTTGGCCAGCGAGCAAACTTGGGTACAGGCCATTTCAAGCGCGACGAGCAGCAGCGAGGTTGGGGTCTTTAGAGTCCCTGGTTACGCCATCGTCAATGCACGTATCGGCTATCGATTATTTGACGATGCGTTAGAGCTTGCCGTGATCGGTACAAACCTCGCAAGCACCCCCTTTAGACAACACCCATTCGCTCAGAAGATTTCTCGACGCATCTTCGGCAGCGCCACCCTGAGGTTCTAA